The following is a genomic window from Dioscorea cayenensis subsp. rotundata cultivar TDr96_F1 chromosome 10, TDr96_F1_v2_PseudoChromosome.rev07_lg8_w22 25.fasta, whole genome shotgun sequence.
CTTAGGcgattttgttttaaagtttcGATTCTTACAAAAAGACTTTAAACGTCTCATTGCTTTCTATTAaagacttagatttttctataatttgagttgagttttggattattaatatttttgcatttaatgtgaattaaattattttttgtataatttaatatttgagcgaactttcaaaaataacttataaaatTGGACAAAATTtggacatccggacaacccggttttaaaaataaaccggGGTTTTGACATACTAAGTTTGTCCGAATTTAAAAACCCACGGTCccggacacaagtttttctatttatattagtagttgtccggacccggttttgtccgggacccgaatttttgccacccctataTGCATCGGtcataaccataaaaaaatttggCCCTCCCAAACgaaaatttttgtataatattttatatggttAAAGAGAGTTAAGTGAAAGAAACACCGCCTTCCTAGATTTTGGAAATTTTCTTTCTAGCCccttaatttttgtaaaattttttatatgattttaacaaaacattatttatatttacatataaattTCACAGGGAGTTAtgtaaaaaacaattaaaaccgTTCGTGAGACAGTGAGTATATGTAGCATTTGTGAGTGAATTAATCATGAGATTGCGTTTGGATCCATTTGTTTGCTTATCCTAGAGGAGTTTTTATGGTGTTAGAGGATTGTTTTGGGGATTTGAAGATGTGAGTCTTAGATAATTTGCTTAGGTGGCGCTTAGTtagatgtaattctaaatacaGTGAATTTTCAGTTATAACGTAATTAGAaatacttgatttttaaaatactgTGCAGTCAAAtattatgtttggttggatgtaactgaaattactgtattataaaattttatacttgtttgaaaGTATTTGTAAACCTGGaatttgaaaacatatatttggTTTGGTGTATTTTGGGGGTGCGGGTTATTCATGGTAAAATCACCCCCATActttattataaatcaatttgttatgatatattaattattactttagtatttaatttatttttattatttattattatatttaaaaaagttacCCTATATTtcttaacattttaaaattttcattattaacaAATTCTTATATTTATCACTTATTgtaatacaattttttaaaaattatcattaattattaactttattaacttgttattattaactaattattacactagtatttaatttaattttttattttaatatcatacAATTCCCAAACTCATACAATTCAAagaagttctttttctttttaggcATGGCTTGTTTGTGAGATTTTAGTCAGAATGAAGAATGATAACTACCTGCTATCCCACAGCTGATTACCGAAATCTTGAACATTAATGTTTCCCTGAATTCTCACTCTCTGAAGTCTAAAAATTCTACGTTCTAGATATGCCCCTCAATCCTTAACAGAGACCAGCATATCCAAAGCATTCATTCAATTCGAAGAACCACACATATTTCATATTTGTagtaaaaaatttgatattcaTACTGGTGATCCAACCATAACACTAAAAAATGAGaagttatttttcacatttagtAATGAGATAGATTTCTCAAACCCACTCCTTTAGAATTATGACTCCCTTGCTCAGTTCCTGGATTGAATTATGAAGAATCAAGTGAGAAAGGGAGATGTAATCATATATAATTAACTTAGAATGCACCCTTTCTCTTCGAATACACCCTCAACTAACTTGTACTCATTTTCAATCTGCATGTTAGTGATACAGAGACCATTTAGCAAGCATTTTATTGGCATTATCAGTTCATGGTAGAGATTAATACACCTGATAAATTACTATTGGACCTCCCTGAGATGCATGCAGTTTCTCAAACTTCATCATGTTCACAATCATTCATACAAAATTCTGCATGTAAAACTGCACCAAAGGAAACAAAAAAGCCAAGTCCATTTCGGATGGAGTTCATGAATACTTGTATGATTTCAATCagattatatatgtatacctTGAAGGGTTCATTATCTGATCTGAAACCAATGCCAGGTATGTCATGCAACCAAAAGCTCAAGCCTCTGCATCAAACtgaattagtttatatatatacatatatgaaatttaaattttagtaattgTTACTAAAAAAAAAGGCTACATTAATTAATTCTCATACCCATACTTCCATTCAAATTCAATGAATTCAAGAAGGAACATAACATATAAAACCCCAGGGATCATGTTGCTATTGTTGCAATATAAGAACATAACATataaaaccattatatatatctaGTGCTTCATAGTTTGCATAAAACCATTACATATATCTAGTGCTTCAAAGTTTGCATAAAACCAGTACATAATAGGCACTTCAACACCTGAAGTAACAAGGTAGATGGTTTATCAAATAGGTTTCTTAGGATGCAAGGAACAACCTGCACATAtgtaaaattttagattttattttcatgagctatttattgataataatatataaataatgacatGAATATAATTACTTACCTCTTACATTCTTCTATGGTTTCACTCACTCGAAATTCTCGATTGATCGTGAATTGATTCAAAGAAATCCTTCGCCTAAATACTTCCTTTAATTCTTCATCTTTTGCCAAGAAAACCCATAGCTCTACTATCGCCGGCCATTAACCAATCATAAGCCCCTGATGATATCCCGACTAGAGTACCCATATGCTTTCGCTCACACATTCACCAATCAATTCTTTTGCAAAATCCAAATCTCTAATAGACTTCTTTTCACTAAATGCCTTCTTAATGGTGTTATTCATCTCTTGTATTGCTTCAACTCGAGACCATTTTTGCTTTTCCCTCTTGACTGGGTGGAAGATGCTCCCCTGAGTTCTGTACTCTCTGATTGGTTATGGATGGTTGGTGGTGTATACATATGACAATCGCGTCTCCTCAAAAACATgtcatcaaggccatcggtttgAGATGGATGCTGGAATCGATGTTGTCATCCATATGTGTACCAATATCATCTCCAAATTGAACAGCATGGTGTCCAGTTGCTTAATCGTTACCACAAATAATCTCGAGCAAGTCATGATCCTCAATTGGTTTGTTTAAGTATGGCTCGTCCTGTGGATGAGCCTACGATATAGAAACAAGTTAAGTgatagtttaaataaatatcattttcattcaatataattaattcaacaacataaatagaaataaataacaaatgaatTATTACCTGTACATAGTTCCTGAATTCTGATTCTCCCATAATAATCATCTTCAGTCTATTATCCCATCCCATTCCACTTAACTCTTTCAGTTTATTAATTCTTGCCCATAGTTTACGAATTGTTCTCAAGTGGTTAGTCACATTTGCTTCAGTAACCTTAACTCCAAACCCATTCTTTATTGCAATAATTGCAGCATGAAATGCTTGGGGTTTAAATCCCTTGTCGACTTTGAAGCCTTGCTCCACTTGAGATGCCATGAATCTTATGAAAAAACGACTTGCGGCAGCGGCCCATCTTTTATTACCACCAGTTCTTTTAGTGGTGTTCTCATTGAAGACATTTGGTTATTTTCTGACATCCCTATATTGTCCATTCTATTATTGGCACAtacacaattaattttttttaagtaatagcATATGATAAATGATaacaattataaatttgtttcatagaagcaaaaaaaaatgcatcaagTAGAAGCCATAACTTGAAACAAATAAGCAAAAACTAACATCATTGGTCATGGTCTATAGGgaaacataaaaacattaatGAGTCATTATCTAATTATTAGACCACATATCACATGCAATCCGTTCTTGAGGTGCCACCAATTCTTGGGCCTCTTCCCTTTGTTCTCTTATGTTACGTTCTGATTGTGGTTGTTGGGGTATCCATTCTTCCTCAGAAGGTATTAAAATATCTTCTCCTCcacttataatataattatgcaaTATGTATGCCGCCAAAACCAATTCAGCTTGAGTTTTAAATGGAAAGAATGGTCTTGACGATAAACCTTTGAATCGTCCCTTAAGAGAACCAAAAGCTCGTTCAATAGTGGTACGAGCTGATGAGTGACAAAGGTTAAAAAGTTCTTTATGGTTTGTTGGTGTCCGTGAGTCAAACTCTTTGAGATGGTATCTAACACCCCTATAGGGGGATATAAATCCCGGTCTCATTGCATATCCAgcatcaaccaagtaatatttccttaacaaaaaggaaaaatgatgGTTAACAAGATTATAATGTTCAGGTTATTCTTTCATTCTAAACTATAATCTAAACAAATCGATACCTTCAGGGACTGATAGGCCATTTGGTCTCTCGAGTGCATCACATAAAACTAGAGCATCATGTGCTGATCCTTCCCATCCAGCAAGAACATATGTAAAACGTAAGTTAAAGTCAACATCAGCAAGAACATTTTGTGTGGGATATGGTTTTCGCCCACGAAATGCTGCAACTTCAGATGCTGGAACAAAAGCATGGATATGGGTTCCATCTAAAGCTCCAATACAATCCTATGATTAACAAATTATAACTAAGAACTAGTTATAAGATAATAAATCTATTTGAGTAAAAATTTATCTAATACCTTGAAATAAGGATATAGTGTGGATCTCGATGCTATATATGCTGGAGTTTGTGTACTAGGTGGAAGCACATATTCATCACATAATTGACCGATTGCGTATAGAATATGATTGAAATACTTGCTAACAGTCTCACTTGATCTGAGGAAGTTGTGTGTGATGACACGGTTACATTGATTATGTCCTATGGTGTGTAAGAACATCAATAATTGCTCTCTCGATGGTGATGCAATGTGTCTCTCAAAAGGTTTTTCGCCCTCATTATTGAGCAAAAGATTGAAGAATGTTGATTTATTCATACGGACCATGTTGATACTAGTTGTGTCATTTCCATCAATTAGTCTcgataaatatttttctctaatcTCTGATCGAGCATGAGAAGGTTCTCTACAAATTCTACGACGTTTACTACGCAAAAGTAATGTGACTGCAAAAGTGGCGAAAGAAGAATTGTAAATGCGAGCAGCATTAAAAAGTTATCTCTCTATCATGTCCATCCATCTACAagtagtaaaaatacatgtagtTCAAGATattgtttggttaaaaaaaatgcaattgaaGATATTGTTGTTTATAAGAATATAGATGATATTTCCTTTAAAAAGCATGCAAATATCACTACAAGCACACCAATAAAAACTGGTTTGTGACtagaaaatacatgaacaatCATGAAGGCCTTATAGATATTGAATCCAAATAGGTGAGAATTAATGCAAAACTAGTGAGAGTTTCCTGAATGTGAAGGCATTAATGCACGAGATTGTTAACCATAAATATGCACTATGTTCATCAAAGCTAAccattggaaaagaaaaatggtagtGTGAAAGAATGCATCCTGCTATCCAAAGGATTTTTATAAATGTCCGATGTTCTACAATGTTGTCAAAGGGGAACAAGACAACTTAGAATATATGTGATATGACTTTTTACCATGATGTCTTTCTTAAAGTGTTCATGGaaatgaaaatgagattttGAATGGTTGGAGAGAGAATTAAAAATGGCAGATAAGAAGTATTCTAATATTGTTGTATAAAAAAGATAAGCATGTGGAAAGCACTAGTCTCGAAAGCAAAATGTGGAAGTCGAATAAGAGCATTCCCTTAAAATTAATGACATCAAGATGGGTAAGAAAAATAGTCACACAATATAAGTATACATGTAAATGTGCTATGTAAGGTAAAATGGTCTACCTGGGTTATATGCAAGAGTAAGGGAAGTGGAAACTTACACAAACTAAACAAGCAAGTACAAGAAAAGATGAACATCAGCAAAGTTCTAATTCTTAAGTAAGTGTGCTATGTAAAGTAAAAATGACTTACTCTATAAAAAGCAAAGAGGACATatgcattaaaaatataaaatataaaaacataaattcaaatttcaaactcCTGAATGAAACATCAATGTATTAGCAAATCATTTTGCATTCACCAATCCAAAGGAcagaaatgataaaatattcAAGAGAAAGTAGGCCCAAATCTGTGCCCTGTGTTCTCATAATAACGTACTCAATCATGTAGTTCCTAATCTAAATTTCCTACGCCTAGATTTAATTACAAACTCAGCAAGGGATTGTCTTAGTTTAGTTGCGTATGAATTTATGAAGAGTTTCACAACACCAATGGGAAGGTTGTCAAAGGTGACCTTGCAAGATATATGCACCATCTTTCTACTCAAAGTGGTATCCCATGAATCAATTTGAGTGGGCTGAAATATTCTACTCAGGTTCTTGCTTCCTAATTCAATACATTCTCGAAATTAAGTGATCTTTTCAatctttttcaaagaaataaagatcAAGTGCCTACCTACATTAGCATGAAATGTTTCAGCTAATTAACTGTAAAATTttccaaaagtaaagaaaagaggGTTTTATGGAAACtaatacacacacaaaaaacaTGATCTATAGGCTTCATGTAGAAGGCCTCATTGCTAGTTGGAAAGGACTCTTCCAAAGCCAAGGTTAAACCTTGTTAAAAAACATTACAGTGCCCCAACAATCCCAAAAAATTACCTGAGATATGAAGCTGGCAAATTTAAGACTAAAAACATTTGAAAACAGTAGGGTAACAAAAATATTAGGTGATAACCATAAAACATGGGGAAGAGAAAAGGTTATTCACAGATGAAGCAAGATAGCAATGGTTGATAATTCTAATTCTTTACTCCCACCAGAATAGAAGTCGAGGAAAAAGCAAAGATTAGGCAATGGGACATAGTCCACCACCCCAAGAATTTATTGGAGAAACAAAGCTAGCAAATCTAACACTTAAAACATTGACAAATTGAAgcagtcatatatatatatatatatatatatacttatgaaTTTGCTTTTCTTCCACTAAATCATTTTTCATCCCTAATATCCATCAAGTgataaacataaacatatataaagaagaagaaggaaagaacaAGGATTTCCACAATGAATCAAGATAAGCAATGAGAAATAGTGCTTGCACTTCActtgaaatagaataaaaatcaagaaaatcatTGCAACGACAATAAATACGAAACTATTCAACAACTGAACAGCTTTAAAAAGagcaattaaacaaaaaaaacttttacaaaaacattataaaacatataatgaCCTCCGAAAgaaccaaacaaagaaaaaagacacAAATATAGacaatacataaaaatattaacataaaGAAAAGCAAGCACCAGCAAAGGAGAAGATAGAAGAAAAGGCTCTACTCCTATAAATCAAGAAGACAAAGTTGCTTTCCTTTGGCATCTCAATTAGTTAAAAAGCACAAGGCTCACGGGTAGTAGCATTAGTTCACAAGTAAACACACTCAAAAATACCATGAACAAGAATACAAAAAGCAAAAATTGACCTTTTCCAAACTATCGAAAGTGGATCGCAACCACAGTGTTGGTTTTGGAGAAGCAAAGATGGTAAGAAGTCGCGAATGGAGTTCGGATCCGCATCGACGCCTGAGTTGCAACCAAACTGAAATTGAGCAAGGCCGGGCGTTCGAGTTGCATCGCGCTAAGGTTAGCTGCCGTCGCCCGCTAGCGCTATAGATGCGCTGGTGTCGTGGTCAGACGACGTTAGAGAGAAGGATTTCAAAAATCGTAAAAGTTTCATCATCTTCGCCCATCTTCGGATGAGAAATTGTGAATCCCTCACGTGCTCATCATGTGAGGGATTTTAAGAAAAGCAAAATCCCTTTGTTATGGGATTTAAGAATCCCTTGAAAAACAAATTACCCTCAAACAAACACTTGAATTTAAAATCCCAAGAATTTTGAGTTACATGGATATCCAAATTCCTTGAAACAAATGCACTATTAGTGAATTTGCTTAGGGTGCTTTGttcttatattttgttaattatgtattttctaACATATTTCCTTGTaatctttaattataatatttatctaATCAAtttctatattaattaatttagattgTCTCAAATGAAGAATTAAACAATTGATTCTAAGAAAAAGAAGCTCTCTAGTAGTTCATCTACtccattaaatttaattgagtCTTCAAGTGAAATTATTGTGCATGAAGAAGAATTATCGACTAAAGCTCCTCGATTAGCTGAAAAAGAAGATGACCTAGATTCTTTTGAACGTGATCCCGGAAAACGCCCACCAATTTGAGTTATCCAATCCACCAACAAGATGAAATTCAAGCGATACATCAAAGCTCGGTCCCTTTTCAACATATAATGTCAAACTATCCTTCAGACGAGAAACTTCATCATCATTTCCAAGCTTCATGCTTTATATTCCCCGAATGGTTGGAATACTCTCCAAGCAAAGATGCTTCCTTGTTACTTCTTTAATAAGCCAACTGGGCATATTAGATCATGAGCATTTACAATTGATGGATTTCAATCATGGAAAAAAGTTAATGATGGtgaaaattgtgttttttttatctcatattgGAAAGGATACAAATTTTGTATAAGAAAGCTATCATGCAATCTCGTGATATAATGAACCAAGCAAACATATTCCCCACGCTATGGAGAAGCAAACTCGCAAACAAGTTTCCAACAACATGATTGATATTAAAGACTTCAATAGATGCTGTTAGATGGCTCACATTCCAAGCATGCAGCTAAAAGGCCACTAATGAACGCCTCAGACCAACAAATCGAgacaattttcttgaattgataAAGTTGTTGGCATCTTATCATGAATGTGTGGCATCTGTTGTATTAGATAATGCCCTCAAAAATGCATCTTACACCTCCCCATAGTGTTCAAAAAGAGATATTGCATGTTTTTGCAAGCAAAATAAGATGCACCATTCGTGAGGAAATTGGTGATTCAAAATTTTGTATCATTATTGATGAAGCAAGAGATGAATCCAAAAAGGGAGCAAATGACCATTACCTTGAGATTTGTTAATAAAGCTGAATTTGTGAAGGAGCATATTTGGTTCATGTTTCTAACACCACCTCACCAACTTTGAAGATTTTAGTGTTCTTTCTTTGACACAATCTCAATGTATGAGATATTCATGGCCAGGGATATGATAGATCTAGTAATATGCGTGGGGAGTGGTCTGGGTTGCAATCTCTTATCTCTAATGAGTATCCTTAGCGCATTATATACATTGTTTTGCTCATCACCTTCAATTGGTTTTAGTAGCAAAGATTCTAGAGTTCATTCCAATCCATCAATCTAAGTTAACTGACCAGGGCTGTAAGCTAGCCAATCGGCTGAAATTGAAAGACTTCTTTCTATTGATGCACTAGAAACTGGTAAAGGTTTGAATCAAATAGGCAGTTTAAAACGGGCTGGGGATACTAGATGGGGTTCTCATTTGAGCTCTCTTTGAAGTTTGAGAATTATGTTTGAAGCTACTTGCATAGTATTAAAGAACATAATATCTTATGGAGTAACCTACACTCAACGGGAGATGCATGATGCACATGATGCTTTACCTCTTtgaatttgtgttcattttgcatcttaTGATTGAAAACTCGAAGTTACTCATGGTCTTTGTCAAGCTTTGCAATAGAAGTATCAAGATATTATAAATGCCATTATCTTTTCTcttcaacaaaaatattaattcaaagATTAAGAGAAGATGAATGGGgtcttttgtttgaaaaaataaacTCTTTTATGTCAAAAGCATGGAATAGATGTTCTTGACATGGGTGTTCCTTATACTTTAGGTCGAGGTCGATCTCGTCTTCAAAAGGATACAATTACAATGGAACATCATTTTCGTGTTGATATATTTTATGTAACAATTGATTCTCAACTacaagaaatgaatgaaaagtttAAAGAAGATATGGTAGAATTGCTTGTGATCTGTTCTACTTTGGATCTTCTAAATGACTACAAATCATTCaatattgataatatatgtAAGCTTGTGAGAAATTTTTATCTTGAAGACTTTTTAGAACAAGAGAAATTGCATTTGAGATATCAATTAGAACATTTTTGATCTCGATATTTGCTCAAGACTTAGCTTTTGTAGAAACTTTGTCTTCAAACTCGATTATGCCCGTGATCGATGAAGATCAGAAAATCAAACATTTACCATCTGGTTGATAAATTAGTTCGACTCGTGTTGACTATTCCTATTTCTACAGCTACTACTAAGCGTGCATTTTCTACTATAAAAATTGTGaaaacaaaacttcaaaataaaatgtaagatGATTATTTGGGGAGTTATTTGATTACATACATTGAAAAAGAAATTGCACAATTGTTTGATGATGATTCAAttatagatgatttttttaacttgaaagAAAGAAGGTTACAATTTAAAATGACCAACTTATTCAAATAGGTGAGTGGTgtctatatattatttatttattttagtttatgcaaacttatatatatatatatatatatatagcagtcTAAAGACTTGGATTGGTATTATGTGACAAGCCAAGAGATGACATGACAAagagagatgatgtggtagtgatgACTTGACAAAAGAAGTGGTGACAAGGATGAGGATGTGGCTAACACATGGTGACATGGCACATGAAGATATAAGGATTAGAAGATCATGATAGGAGACTATGTTTAGAGAAATTCCTCTCAATGGTTCATATGAAGaataactatttttggaaagagtATCAAGGTAAAAGGATCTCTCTAAGAGCAGAtttatcttaggtatgattttatctatctttggtaagatccaagatgatgaATTATATCTTTAGTAAACTCCTTTTATGAGAGATTTATTTCTAAAAGAGAGGAATAAT
Proteins encoded in this region:
- the LOC120270229 gene encoding uncharacterized protein LOC120270229, which produces MASQVEQGFKVDKGFKPQAFHAAIIAIKNGFGVKVTEANVTNHLRTIRKLWARINKLKELSGMGWDNRLKMIIMGESEFRNYVQAHPQDEPYLNKPIEDHDLLEIICGND
- the LOC120270230 gene encoding uncharacterized protein LOC120270230, translated to MSLILFGRNDAEVDYISFMLMAFVEYSPRDVPKILGKEEVVVIAIGDEQGYGFDCIGALDGTHIHAFVPASEVAAFRGRKPYPTQNVLADVDFNLRFTYVLAGWEGSAHDALVLCDALERPNGLSVPEGIDLKYYLVDAGYAMRPGFISPYRGVRYHLKEFDSRTPTNHKELFNLCHSSARTTIERAFGSLKGRFKGLSSRPFFPFKTQAELVLAAYILHNYIISGGEDILIPSEEEWIPQQPQSERNIREQREEAQELVAPQERIACDMWSNN